A stretch of DNA from Paenibacillus sp. FSL W8-0186:
CAATGCAGCTCTCCATACCCGAGAGCAGTGGGAATATGCTAATATGCTAACATGTGCCTTATTGCTGACTGAATCTGCGCTAGCCCGGAAGGAAAGCCGTGGCGGCCACTATCGCGAAGATTATCCGCAGCGGGATGATGCGGTGTGGAGGAAGCATATTTTGCAGCAGCGGGAAAAAGGAATGTTGGAGGAAATAGGCGATGATGTTTAACGGTTATAATGAAGGCTTGATGGAATCCATTCGCCAATGGCTGAAAGAGGACGTCGGCTCAGGCGATATTACAGCAGCTGTAACGATTCCTGCTGAGCATCAATCCAAGGGAATCATCCATGCTAAACAGACAGGGATTGCGGCGGGCATACCGATTGCTTCTCTTGTCTTTGAGATGGTGGATCCTTCGCTTACGTTTAATCCCTTGGTGCAGGACGGCGATACTGTAAGCAAGGGAACGGTGTTGGCCGAGGTGGAGGGCAGCACGCACAGCATTCTGACCGGAGAGCGGCTTGCCTTGAATTTGCTGCAGCGTTTGTCTGGAATTGCAACGCGGACGCGGCAGTATGTCGATGCGCTGCAAGGGCTGCCTGTACGGCTCGTGGATACGCGGAAGACTACGCCCGGGCATCGAATGCTCGAGAAATATGCAGTTCGTGTAGGTGGCGGTTCCAATCACCGCTTCGGGTTGTATGACGCGGTCATGATTAAGGACAATCATATTAAGGGTGCGGGTGGAATAGCCACAGCGGTACAGCGTGCGCGCGCGGCAATTCCTCATACGATGACGATCGAGGTTGAGACGGAGAATTTAGAGCAGGTGGACGAGGCCTTGTCGGCTGGAGCAGATATTATTATGCTGGATAATATGGCGCCCGAGCTAATGAAGGAAGCGGTGCGCCGGATTAAGGCGAGAGCTCCGCATGTGACGGTCGAGGCCTCGGGCAACGTATCGCTGCAGACGATCTACGGAATCGCCGACACTGGCGTGGATGTCATTTCCGTCGGAAGATTGACGTATTCCTTTGACAGTCTGGACATTAGCCTGGATCTGAATGAGAAGAAAGAGGGGTAAGGCAGCATGTTCGTTGTGGTAGATGTAGGCAACTCGAATATCGTACTGGGAATCTACAAGGGCCGAGAGCTGCTTCACCATTTCCGACTAAGCACCAACCGGCAGTCTACGGCCGATGAATATGGGGTTAAGATTCATAATTTGTTTCAAATGTCCAAGATCGCAGTAGGCGATATTGAGGGGGTCATCATTTCCTCGGTTGTCCCTCCATTGATGCATGTGCTCGAAGAGCTGTGCGAGAAATATTTGCGCAAGAAGCCGCTTATCGTCGGACCGGGCATCAAGACGGGACTTAATTTGCGGTACGAGAATCCGCGCGAGGTCGGCGCGGATCGCATCGTCAACGCTGTGGCCGCGGTAGAGCAATATGGTGGTCCGCTCGTTGTCGTCGACTTTGGAACGGCCACGACCTTCGATTGTATCGATGCTGCCGGCAATTATTTGGGCGGGGCCATTGTGCCGGGCATCGGAATTTCCACAGAAGCGCTGTATCAGCGCGCTTCCAAGCTCCCGCGGATCGAACTGGAGAAGCCGAAGAAGGTCATCGGCCGCAATACGGTCCATGCGATGCAGTCGGGTATTATTTTCGGGTATGCGGGGCAAGTGGATGGCATCGTGAACCGGATTCGCCGGGAGATGCATGCCGAGCCTAAGGTCATCGCAACCGGAGGGCTGGCAGAGCTTATTGCCAGCGAGGCAGAATCGATTCAGGAAGTGAACCAGCTTCTTACCTTGGAAGGGCTGCGTATCATATACGAGCGTAATCAGTAAGAGACAGGCAATAATAAGTGCAGTTTGTCAGTGAGTAGTCATTACATCCAGAAAAGGAGGCTTCACTTCTATGGGAACGGAACAAGAAAAAGACCGCTTAATTCGCGGGACGGCCATGAACGGCAAAGTACGAGCGTTTGCCGTCCGCACGACTGCGCTGGTTGAAGAGCTGCGCCGCCGTCATGATACTTATCCTACAACAACAGCGGCGATGGGGCGGACTGTAACGGCAGCAACGATGATGGGCGCAATGCTGAAGGGGGATGAGAAGCTTACCGTTCAGGTAAAAGGCGACGGGCCAATCGGTCAAATCATCGCTGATGCGAATGCAAACTGCGAGGTTCGCGGCTATGTCAAGAATCCGCATGTACAGCTGCCGAGCAATAGTCAGGGCAAGCTCGATGTAGCCGGAGCGGTCGGAACGACGGGTTTTATCCATGTAACCAAGGATCTTGGGCTTAAGGAGCCTTACCGGGGAAGCGTTCCGCTGATTTCCGGCGAGCTTGCCGAGGATTTCACCTATTATTTTGCTGTCTCGGAGCAAACTCCGTCTGCCGTTGGATTAGGCGTTCTGGTCGATACAGATTCTTCGGTCATCGTGGCTGGCGGCTTCATCATTCAGCTGCTGCCTGGGCTGAGCGATCAGGAGATTGACGTGATTGAGCGGGCCATCGGCCAGCTTCCTCCGGTTACCTCTCTTCTGGATCAGGGGCTGGAGCTTGAGGAGCTGCTAGGCTGGATCGTGCCGGACTTTAAGCTGCTGGACGAATCGGAGGTCGTATTCGCCTGCAATTGCTCGTTAGAGCGCGTTGAACGAACGCTGGTTAGCCTGGGTCACAGCGAGCTTGCCGAGATGGCCGAGGAGAATAAAGAGATTGAAGTCGTTTGTGACTTCTGCAACGAGGCTTATAGTATAAGCCCGGAGCGTATTGCCGAGCTTCAAGCCCAGACCAAATAATAAGGTCGAAATTGTTAAAATACTTTGCCAAGCCTAGGAAATTTCCGGATTGCGCAAAGTATTTTTTTCTATCCTTTCTTGACAACTGCCGCTGCTGATTGTTAAGATAATGAAAGAAGAATACCAACTTATTTACTCGGAAATAAATGAGGGCAGGAGAACCGCGGTAAATCCGACTCCTCTTTCGTTTTTTTACAACTAGATCACAGCTAGATTAGATTATCTGCAGCTTATTATTTTTATTACTCAGGGAGGTTTTCGTATGGCTAGAATCGTTAATAACGTAACAGATCTCATCGGGGATACACCGCT
This window harbors:
- the nadC gene encoding carboxylating nicotinate-nucleotide diphosphorylase, with amino-acid sequence MMFNGYNEGLMESIRQWLKEDVGSGDITAAVTIPAEHQSKGIIHAKQTGIAAGIPIASLVFEMVDPSLTFNPLVQDGDTVSKGTVLAEVEGSTHSILTGERLALNLLQRLSGIATRTRQYVDALQGLPVRLVDTRKTTPGHRMLEKYAVRVGGGSNHRFGLYDAVMIKDNHIKGAGGIATAVQRARAAIPHTMTIEVETENLEQVDEALSAGADIIMLDNMAPELMKEAVRRIKARAPHVTVEASGNVSLQTIYGIADTGVDVISVGRLTYSFDSLDISLDLNEKKEG
- a CDS encoding type III pantothenate kinase, translating into MFVVVDVGNSNIVLGIYKGRELLHHFRLSTNRQSTADEYGVKIHNLFQMSKIAVGDIEGVIISSVVPPLMHVLEELCEKYLRKKPLIVGPGIKTGLNLRYENPREVGADRIVNAVAAVEQYGGPLVVVDFGTATTFDCIDAAGNYLGGAIVPGIGISTEALYQRASKLPRIELEKPKKVIGRNTVHAMQSGIIFGYAGQVDGIVNRIRREMHAEPKVIATGGLAELIASEAESIQEVNQLLTLEGLRIIYERNQ
- the hslO gene encoding Hsp33 family molecular chaperone HslO: MGTEQEKDRLIRGTAMNGKVRAFAVRTTALVEELRRRHDTYPTTTAAMGRTVTAATMMGAMLKGDEKLTVQVKGDGPIGQIIADANANCEVRGYVKNPHVQLPSNSQGKLDVAGAVGTTGFIHVTKDLGLKEPYRGSVPLISGELAEDFTYYFAVSEQTPSAVGLGVLVDTDSSVIVAGGFIIQLLPGLSDQEIDVIERAIGQLPPVTSLLDQGLELEELLGWIVPDFKLLDESEVVFACNCSLERVERTLVSLGHSELAEMAEENKEIEVVCDFCNEAYSISPERIAELQAQTK